The DNA segment ACAGATGCTAATAGATTTAGGGTTGAAATTGCTCAAAATGAAAAGGAGCTTTGTTTTCAAAGCTATGAAGAAGCCAAGTCTTTTCTGGATCATGTAAAAGAAGCTAATGTTTTACCAGAAAAATATGATTTTATCATAGAAGAAAGGTAAATATCACTCTATAAAGGTTTTAGTAAGGATCGTTCTAATAGGATTTACACATGTCATCCATTCGTCCTTAAAGTTTGGTTTATGGTTCCTTTTGAGCGAATATCAGATTAATTACATCACGATCAGGAAGGAGATATATACATGGTACTTGATTTATTACCTGTATCACTTAAAAAAATATTTACAAATGTCGAAAAGACAACGGAAAATGCAGATGACCCTTTGGTACATGCACATTATTTATATTGGTTTAGCCCTTTTCCTTGTTGCTGCAACTCTATTTATGGATCTAGTTGTAGATTTAGCGCCGTACGCCCAAGAACTCTTTCATTTTAGTGCTTCAGTTACGAGAACACTAGTAAGTACATTGATTGGAGGGATTTTAACACTAAGTGCTTTCACATTAAACTCTTTACTCGTTGTTCTAACTACATTCAGCGGCCAATTTTTACCTCGGATGCTGCTTAACTTTATTTCTGACAAGCAGACACAACATGCTCTTGGCATTTTCAATGGAAGCTTTATCTATGTACTCGTATTGTCCTGGTTTATCGGAAGTTCCGAAAAGGAAGTCTTTGTTACTGTGCCTATGGTAAAATGTCTAGATACAGTCTTTTAACATGGATTCAATAGTATTAATAAAATTAAATTTCGATGAATTAAGACAAAGAAGTATAAAATTATGGTCAGATAATCAGTTTAAACCTCTCTCTTAACCTGAATATGTTTAATCATCGTGGTGCTTTTAAGCAACTCAAAAATTCTATTGTCAGGTTTTTTCTTGTTTTTCTGGATCCCGGGTACCGGAATTCCTCTCTCATCCCTGGTATCCCCTTCTCACCCCGGTTTAAATAAAATTAAATATGGTTATATAGTATTAAATAGATGATAGGAGCAGGAAAGGTGAAGATATGAGCAAACCAACCAAAACGTTAGGATTAATCACAGCACCAGGATACCCGAATAAATTAGGAAAAGATTTAAAATGTGAACTGTCTGATTTGCTCAATTATTATGTGAGTGAGAGATACAATTGGAATATAGAATATATAGAGGATGCTCTAACTGGCGGAACGGCTAATTCACTGGAAGTGCTGGGGGCCACCTTAGATATAAAGAGCGATAAGGAATGGGATTTTGCGATCTCCCTCACTGATTTACCCTTATTTAAAGGAAAGAAACCGATTGTTGCCGAGGCTTTTGAGGACGAGAATGTCGCCTTGATCAGCCTTCCCGGTCTTGGGTCTATCCCCATGTACAAACGCATACGCGAATCGATTTTACAATTAGTTAATGAGATGTACTATGGAAGTTCAGATGAAGACCGAGAGCAGGCAGAACAGCGAATTCAGGCTAAAGACGATGACAAACACGAAGAATTGAAAAATAAAAAATCTACGAGACTGGTCGGAAAACGTGCATTTGAGATTCTGTCTCCTATTCAGCGAGAAACACCGGAAGAGCATGAATCTAAGGTCGATGTTCGCTTCACTATAAAGTCACGTGTGAGCGGTGCCTTACGAATTCTGTCAGGGATGGTGCGTGCTAACCGTCCGTGGGCTATGTTTCCAGCTTTTATGAAGATCATCATCATTGCGTTTACTACGGGTTCGTACGCCCTTGTTTTTCCGACGTTATGGAAGCTCAGTAATGATTACAGCACATGGCGTATGTTCATACTTTCGATCACTTCTATATTGGCCATGGTCGTTTGGGTCATTCTGGCGCACCGGTTATGGGAAAGAAAGGCTGATGGAAAATCCGATTATATAAGAAAGTTATACAATGCCGCGACTTTTTTCACACTTTTTTGTACGGTCACTATGTATTATCTGATATTATTTCTCCTGTTTTCTGTCGCTGTTATCGTCCTTATTCCAATAGGTATGCTCGAATCTCAGTTATCCGGAAGTATAGGGTATATCAACTACTTCTACATTGCTTGGACAGCAACAAGTATCTCTACCATCATCGGCGCGCTAGGGTCTGCCCTTGAAAATGAAGAGGTCGTCCTGGCTTCCACTTATGGCTACCGCCAGCGTCAGCGTTATGAAAAGATTAAGGATTTAAAAGAAGAGAGGAAAGAAGCGGAGGAAGAGAAAAAAGAGGCAGTTCAGGAAAAGAAAGAAGCAGCTCAAGAGAAAAGAAGCTGAAGAAAAGCAAGCTTAAACTAAGCCCTGCCTTGGAATAATGAATGGAAAAAACTGCTGGTGTTCGTGGGCTTAAAAAGAAATTAGAAGATAAAAATAAAGTAAATCGTTTTTTGAAAAATAGACTATTTATTCCTTAAACGGAGCGCAATTTTGAAATAAGGCTTGCGCTCTTTCTTTGTAAAAAGTGGCGCGTTCTGAATAAGATCTGATGAATCGAATGATTTATTATTCAAGTAATACGCAGGTTTCCTTAAAAGAGGGAAACCTGATGTGCTAGTAAAACATAAAATTTCTTATTTGGGGAAAATTAATCTTAAAGAACGGAGGGATTTCGCATGGAAATCAATCATAATCCAAATTTGACATCTGCAGAATTATCATCACTTTGGGGAGCTTATCAGAATGACACGTTAGGAAAATGTACGATATCGTATCTCTTAGAAACGACGGAGGATGATGATGTACGCGCTGTATTAGCCTATGGGTTAGAATTGGCTGAAAAGCATATTCAAGTTTTAACGAATATTTTTCATAAAGAAAAGCTTCCTGTCCCACAAGGATTCGGGGAACAGGATGTTAACTTACAATCCCCACGTCTGTTTTCAGATCCGTTTATGCTTCTATATATCCAGCAGATGGGCGCGTTGGGTTTAAACACCTACAGTATCGCCTTGCCTAACGCTGCCAGAAATGATATTCGGGACTATTTTACGCACTGCATACAGTCATCGTCAGAACTGTTTAACCGAGCAACGGAAGTCATGCAGACTAAAGGGATTTTTATTCGTCCTCCTTATATTCCTTATCCTCAACAAGTTGATTTCATTCATAGCAAGCAATTTTTAGCCGGATGGCTGGGTGAGCAACGTCCGTTGTCTTCCGTTGAAATTTCCTTTCTGTTTTTTAATTTGCAGCGAAATGTATTAGGAAGGGGATTAATTACGGGGTTTAGTCAAGTAGCCAATGATAAGAAAGTCCGTAATTATATGCTCCGTGGTGCTGAAATAGCAGCCCATCATAGTAAGGTTGTATCTAAATTTCTAGATGAAAGCAATCTAATGACTCCAAGTACATCCGATGCCATGCCGACCGAATCAAAGGTATCTCCATTCTCGGATAAACTGATGATGCTACATATTACAGCCTTAAACAGTTCTTCAATCGGTTATTATGGATCAAGTGCAGGAGCTTCTCCGAGAAAAGATGTTGCAGGGGCGTATGTACGCATGATGGCGGAAGTAGGCGAGTATGCTTCGGAGGGTTCGAAGTTAATGATTAAGAAGGGATGGCTTGAGAAACCGCCAATGGCCCCCGACCGAAAAGACTTGGCAAAAGGGTAGAATGATCAGGAAGGG comes from the Halobacillus shinanisalinarum genome and includes:
- a CDS encoding DUF3231 family protein — protein: MEINHNPNLTSAELSSLWGAYQNDTLGKCTISYLLETTEDDDVRAVLAYGLELAEKHIQVLTNIFHKEKLPVPQGFGEQDVNLQSPRLFSDPFMLLYIQQMGALGLNTYSIALPNAARNDIRDYFTHCIQSSSELFNRATEVMQTKGIFIRPPYIPYPQQVDFIHSKQFLAGWLGEQRPLSSVEISFLFFNLQRNVLGRGLITGFSQVANDKKVRNYMLRGAEIAAHHSKVVSKFLDESNLMTPSTSDAMPTESKVSPFSDKLMMLHITALNSSSIGYYGSSAGASPRKDVAGAYVRMMAEVGEYASEGSKLMIKKGWLEKPPMAPDRKDLAKG
- a CDS encoding DUF2254 family protein, with translation MIYYLYHLKKYLQMSKRQRKMQMTLWYMHIIYIGLALFLVAATLFMDLVVDLAPYAQELFHFSASVTRTLVSTLIGGILTLSAFTLNSLLVVLTTFSGQFLPRMLLNFISDKQTQHALGIFNGSFIYVLVLSWFIGSSEKEVFVTVPMVKCLDTVF